In Nicotiana tabacum cultivar K326 chromosome 19, ASM71507v2, whole genome shotgun sequence, one DNA window encodes the following:
- the LOC107766798 gene encoding non-specific lipid transfer protein GPI-anchored 30-like: MKMKFMITMIMMIILLSGIALGQNSNCINRLLPCMNFFNGSRGNPPESCCNPLKDVIKNMPECLCQMVSVKGSNAAEQAGINVNEAQMLPARCGQPVNYLGCLKGVSNSDSNSAGYSMRTSSMKVLLVVASLIFTQVL; the protein is encoded by the exons atgaaaatgaagtttATGATAACTATGATAATGATGATCATATTGTTATCTGGGATAGCATTGGGTCAAAACAGTAACTGTATAAACAGGTTGTTGCCGTGTATGAACTTTTTCAATGGATCAAGAGGGAATCCACCAGAAAGTTGCTGCAATCCACTAAAGGATGTTATAAAAAACATGCCTGAATGTTTGTGTCAAATGGTTAGCGTTAAAGGGAGCAATGCAGCTGAGCAAGCTGGAATTAATGTCAACGAGGCTCAAATGTTGCCTGCTAGATGTGGACAGCCCGTTAATTACCTTGGATGTCTTAAAG GAGTATCTAATTCAGATTCAAATTCAGCTGGCTACTCAATGCGGACTTCAAGCATGAAAGTGTTGCTGGTTGTTGCTTCTCTGATTTTTACTCAAGTTTTGTGA